The following proteins come from a genomic window of Bradyrhizobium paxllaeri:
- the cobU gene encoding bifunctional adenosylcobinamide kinase/adenosylcobinamide-phosphate guanylyltransferase, producing the protein MTGLATTLVLGGARSGKSAFAESLVSASTLAKVYVATATAGDEEMKSRIALHRARRGEGWITIEEPLALVDALMREATRNRVVLVDCLTLWLSNLMFAGRDLEVEARRLTQFLDVAKHPVIFVSNEVGLGLVPETPLGRAFRDAQGRLNQAVAAAVPQVVFMAAGLPLWLKR; encoded by the coding sequence ATGACGGGTCTGGCTACTACCTTGGTGCTGGGTGGCGCCCGCTCCGGCAAATCCGCGTTTGCCGAATCGCTCGTAAGCGCCAGCACGCTGGCGAAGGTCTATGTCGCGACGGCTACCGCCGGCGACGAGGAGATGAAGAGCCGGATTGCGTTGCATCGCGCCCGCCGCGGCGAGGGCTGGATCACCATTGAAGAGCCGCTGGCGCTGGTCGACGCGTTGATGCGCGAGGCGACGCGCAATCGCGTCGTGCTGGTAGACTGTCTCACTCTGTGGCTGTCAAACCTGATGTTCGCCGGGCGCGATCTAGAGGTCGAAGCCCGCCGTTTGACGCAATTTCTCGACGTCGCAAAGCATCCCGTCATTTTTGTCTCGAACGAAGTCGGTCTTGGGCTGGTGCCGGAAACGCCGCTCGGCCGGGCGTTTCGCGATGCGCAGGGGCGACTGAACCAGGCCGTCGCCGCAGCCGTTCCGCAAGTTGTGTTCATGGCAGCCGGACTTCCGCTCTGGCTCAAGCGCTAA
- the cobN gene encoding cobaltochelatase subunit CobN, with the protein MHLKLDTSGGIDDGDVARDLGQATADIVVLSAADSDLAAFGIAHAAMPDGFPTVRLTNLLALGHPASVDAFVERTLSEAKIVVLRMLGGESYWPHGVESLRSDALRRGSLFACIPGELDWNASLAARGTLDRDSTYALWRYCTEGGVENAQLALRFAAHLIGRGEAPPQARPMPPAGFWGGEPPRSDRPNAIVVFYRALVAGGDTAGIDMLREALNARGLNTVCLFVTSLKDGRSAAFLQTAMAAYPPDIIINATAFATATANDDAGVLAASGCPVLQVAQAGISRAAWEASTRGLAPRDLAMHVVLPEVDGRIFANVIAFKERSDSIGEFAPTAFRPVPDRMDATADLALAWVRLRREVAAERRVALILANYPNRDGRLANGVGLDTPQSLIDVLRALERAGYDTAEAPVDAETMMQLLQQGPTNALEERATRALGVTWSLADYYAASAALPDTVRRAVEGRWGRAERDPHVVDGAFRLGLHRFGNIIVGVQPARGYNIDPKSSYHDPDLAPPHHYLAFYLWIRQAFDAHAVVHLGKHGNLEWLPGKSTGLSQDCLPEAVLGRLPHLYPFIVNDPGEGIQAKRRAGAVIVDHLTPPMTRAELHDDLARLETLVDEFTLAADLDPKRANAIAEDILSLARAQRLDADVNVNRDTPTAEALRALDAHLCDLKEMQIRDGLHVFGRAPSRSQRNDLLVSIARLPRSDLKMQDASLHRALATDLGLGDFDPLMRNLADDYAGARPNVLAGLGNGLWRTVGDTVERIEALALALVAGKRDIDPAWTTTGAVLNWIDTVLCPAIDRCGDAEMAALLAGLDGRFIRPGPSGAPTRGRPDVLPTGRNFFAVDVRAVPTPSAWRIGRLSAERLVEAHWQEAGEWPRSIALSAWGTSNMRTGGDDVAQVLALIGARPLWEETSGRVTGFAITPLSELQRPRVDVTFRVSGLFRDAFPTQMDIIGSAIRAISLLDEPAEANPIAANVRAKKLALEAAGLDGAAAERQAGYRVFGSKPGAYGAGLQALMDEGGWDTRSDIANVYLSWGGYAYGSGTEGEAARNDFADRLKDTDLIAQAQDNREHDILDSDDYYQFMGGLAATVQTLRGTAPRIAHIDTSRPEAPLARPLSHEISRVVRGRAANPKWIRGVMRHGYKGAFEIAATVDYLFGFAASTNAVANHHFDQLFVSYLEDEGVREFMRDSNPAALRETAARFAEAIRRGLWTPRSNRARDLIAELLPNQQREIA; encoded by the coding sequence ATGCACCTCAAGCTCGACACCTCAGGCGGCATCGACGATGGCGATGTCGCGCGCGATCTCGGACAAGCTACCGCCGACATCGTCGTGCTGTCTGCGGCGGACAGCGATCTCGCCGCATTTGGCATCGCCCATGCAGCGATGCCGGACGGCTTTCCGACGGTGCGGCTGACCAACCTGTTGGCGCTGGGTCATCCCGCGTCTGTGGATGCCTTTGTCGAGCGTACGCTGAGCGAGGCAAAAATCGTCGTGCTGCGCATGCTGGGGGGCGAAAGCTACTGGCCGCACGGCGTCGAAAGCCTGCGGAGCGACGCCTTGCGTCGAGGTTCGCTGTTCGCCTGTATTCCCGGCGAGCTGGATTGGAATGCGTCGCTGGCCGCGCGCGGGACGCTGGATCGCGATAGCACCTACGCGTTATGGCGTTATTGCACTGAAGGCGGCGTCGAAAATGCCCAACTCGCGCTTCGCTTCGCGGCGCACCTGATCGGCAGAGGTGAGGCGCCGCCGCAGGCGCGGCCGATGCCTCCAGCGGGATTTTGGGGCGGTGAGCCGCCGCGTTCCGATCGCCCCAATGCAATCGTCGTGTTCTATCGCGCGCTGGTGGCCGGTGGCGACACCGCCGGCATCGACATGCTGCGCGAGGCGCTCAATGCGCGCGGGCTCAATACGGTCTGCCTGTTCGTCACCAGCCTGAAAGACGGACGGTCGGCAGCATTTTTGCAGACTGCGATGGCCGCCTATCCGCCCGACATCATCATCAATGCAACGGCGTTTGCGACGGCGACCGCGAACGACGATGCCGGCGTGCTGGCGGCGTCAGGTTGCCCGGTCCTGCAGGTGGCGCAGGCCGGCATATCCCGGGCCGCCTGGGAGGCTTCGACGCGGGGCCTGGCGCCACGAGATCTCGCCATGCATGTCGTGTTGCCCGAAGTCGATGGCCGCATCTTCGCGAACGTCATCGCTTTCAAGGAACGCAGTGACAGCATAGGCGAATTTGCGCCGACAGCGTTTCGTCCGGTCCCGGATCGGATGGATGCGACCGCCGATCTGGCGCTGGCCTGGGTGCGGCTGCGCCGTGAAGTGGCAGCCGAACGCCGGGTAGCGCTGATTCTGGCCAACTATCCGAACCGCGATGGCCGGCTGGCCAACGGCGTCGGCCTGGATACGCCGCAAAGCCTGATCGACGTTCTCAGGGCTTTGGAAAGGGCAGGGTACGATACCGCGGAAGCGCCTGTCGACGCTGAAACCATGATGCAACTGCTGCAGCAGGGGCCTACCAATGCGCTGGAGGAGCGCGCCACGCGCGCACTCGGCGTGACATGGTCGCTGGCGGACTACTACGCGGCCTCGGCGGCGTTGCCGGACACTGTCAGGCGCGCGGTTGAGGGGCGATGGGGCCGCGCCGAACGGGATCCGCATGTCGTCGATGGCGCGTTTCGCCTTGGCCTGCATCGGTTCGGCAATATCATAGTCGGTGTTCAGCCCGCGCGCGGTTACAATATCGATCCGAAAAGCAGCTATCACGATCCGGATCTGGCGCCGCCGCATCACTATCTCGCGTTCTATTTATGGATCAGGCAGGCATTCGACGCGCACGCGGTCGTTCATCTCGGCAAGCATGGCAATCTCGAATGGCTTCCGGGCAAGAGCACCGGCCTGTCGCAGGATTGCCTGCCGGAAGCCGTGCTGGGTCGGTTGCCACATCTCTATCCGTTCATCGTCAACGACCCCGGCGAAGGTATCCAGGCCAAGCGCCGTGCCGGCGCCGTGATCGTCGATCACCTGACGCCGCCGATGACGCGCGCCGAGCTGCACGATGATCTGGCGCGGCTGGAGACGCTGGTCGATGAATTCACGCTTGCCGCCGATCTCGATCCCAAGCGTGCCAATGCCATTGCCGAGGACATCCTGTCGCTGGCACGGGCCCAACGGCTGGATGCCGACGTCAATGTCAACAGGGACACCCCGACGGCGGAGGCGCTGCGTGCGCTCGATGCGCATTTGTGCGACCTCAAGGAGATGCAGATCCGCGATGGCCTGCATGTGTTCGGTCGCGCGCCCTCAAGATCGCAACGTAACGACCTGCTGGTTTCGATTGCCCGGCTGCCGCGCTCGGATTTGAAAATGCAGGATGCCTCGCTGCACCGCGCGCTGGCGACCGATCTCGGCCTCGGCGATTTCGATCCGCTGATGCGAAATCTGGCTGATGATTATGCCGGCGCGCGTCCGAATGTACTCGCCGGGCTTGGAAATGGTTTATGGCGCACGGTCGGCGACACGGTGGAGCGCATCGAAGCGCTGGCGTTGGCCCTGGTTGCCGGCAAGCGCGATATCGATCCGGCATGGACGACCACGGGTGCAGTGTTGAACTGGATCGATACTGTCTTGTGCCCGGCCATCGACCGCTGCGGGGATGCCGAGATGGCGGCACTCCTTGCGGGGCTCGATGGCCGTTTCATTCGGCCCGGTCCTTCCGGCGCTCCGACGCGTGGGCGGCCCGATGTGTTGCCGACCGGTCGAAATTTCTTTGCTGTCGATGTTCGTGCGGTGCCGACGCCGTCGGCATGGCGCATCGGCCGGCTTTCAGCCGAGCGGCTGGTCGAAGCCCATTGGCAGGAAGCCGGCGAGTGGCCGCGTTCGATCGCATTATCGGCCTGGGGTACCTCGAATATGCGCACCGGCGGCGATGACGTCGCCCAGGTGCTGGCGCTGATCGGCGCGCGCCCGCTATGGGAGGAGACCTCCGGCCGGGTGACCGGCTTTGCGATCACGCCGCTATCCGAGCTGCAGCGTCCGCGCGTCGATGTCACCTTCCGCGTATCGGGCCTGTTCCGGGACGCGTTTCCGACCCAGATGGACATCATTGGGTCGGCCATCCGGGCGATTTCGCTGTTGGACGAGCCGGCCGAGGCAAATCCAATTGCCGCGAATGTTCGCGCAAAAAAGCTTGCGCTCGAAGCCGCCGGCCTCGACGGTGCCGCCGCCGAGCGGCAAGCGGGCTACCGCGTCTTCGGCTCAAAGCCCGGCGCCTATGGCGCAGGTTTGCAGGCGCTGATGGACGAGGGCGGTTGGGACACGCGATCCGACATCGCCAACGTTTATCTCTCGTGGGGTGGCTACGCCTACGGCAGTGGGACCGAGGGTGAAGCCGCGCGCAACGATTTCGCTGACAGGCTCAAGGACACCGACCTCATCGCGCAAGCGCAAGATAATCGCGAACACGACATTCTCGACTCCGACGACTATTACCAGTTCATGGGTGGCCTCGCGGCCACCGTGCAGACCCTGCGCGGCACCGCACCGCGCATCGCCCATATCGATACGTCTCGACCCGAGGCGCCGCTGGCGCGGCCGTTGTCCCACGAAATCTCCCGCGTGGTGCGTGGCCGCGCCGCAAACCCGAAATGGATTCGCGGTGTGATGCGCCACGGCTACAAGGGCGCGTTCGAAATCGCCGCTACCGTGGATTATCTGTTTGGCTTCGCCGCCTCGACCAATGCCGTCGCCAATCATCATTTTGATCAACTGTTCGTATCCTACCTCGAGGACGAGGGCGTCCGTGAGTTCATGCGCGATTCCAATCCTGCAGCTTTGCGTGAAACCGCCGCGCGCTTTGCCGAGGCGATCCGCCGCGGGTTGTGGACGCCGCGTTCCAATCGCGCTCGTGATCTGATCGCCGAACTTCTGCCGAACCAGCAACGGGAAATTGCATGA
- the cobD gene encoding threonine-phosphate decarboxylase CobD, which translates to MARHGGTPQQWLDLSTGINPWPWPIPPELPSAVWQRLPSRADQDHLIAAARAAYRVPGGVEIAIAPGTQALIQWMPRLAAPGPVAIMGPTYGEHALTWQSAGHEVVAWDDPGKLPEGVRHAVIVNPNNPDGRVVSPDAIVRLAARLGDRGGWLVLDEAFADVEPSVSAVAVCKGPPIVILRSFGKFYGLAGLRLGFAIGAPDIVQRIVAALGPWSCSGPALHIGALALADRQWAEGTRDRLKRQADRLDDVLVKAGFEVAGSTSLFRLARHRDALKRHARLARQHIWCRCFERHEDLLRFGLPPDEAGLDRLSAAFAGGE; encoded by the coding sequence ATGGCGCGCCATGGCGGCACGCCGCAGCAATGGCTCGATCTGTCGACGGGGATCAACCCTTGGCCATGGCCGATACCGCCCGAGCTGCCATCCGCTGTTTGGCAGCGCTTGCCCTCGCGGGCCGACCAGGACCACCTCATCGCGGCCGCGCGCGCAGCCTATCGGGTGCCCGGCGGTGTCGAGATCGCAATCGCCCCGGGAACGCAGGCGCTGATCCAATGGATGCCAAGGCTGGCTGCCCCTGGACCGGTCGCGATCATGGGACCGACCTATGGCGAGCATGCGTTGACGTGGCAGTCCGCGGGGCACGAGGTCGTCGCATGGGATGATCCCGGCAAGCTGCCCGAAGGCGTGCGCCACGCCGTGATCGTGAATCCGAACAATCCCGATGGACGTGTCGTCAGCCCCGACGCGATTGTCCGGCTCGCTGCCCGGTTGGGCGATCGTGGCGGCTGGCTCGTTCTGGACGAGGCGTTCGCCGACGTTGAACCTAGCGTCAGCGCCGTCGCAGTTTGCAAAGGACCGCCGATTGTGATCCTGCGCTCGTTCGGCAAGTTCTACGGCCTTGCCGGATTGCGGCTCGGCTTCGCCATTGGTGCGCCCGACATCGTGCAACGCATCGTCGCCGCGCTGGGCCCGTGGTCTTGCTCCGGTCCGGCATTGCATATCGGAGCGCTTGCGCTTGCCGATCGGCAATGGGCCGAGGGCACGCGCGACAGGTTGAAGCGCCAGGCGGACAGACTCGATGATGTCCTGGTGAAGGCCGGATTCGAAGTCGCGGGCAGTACGTCGCTGTTCCGTCTTGCGCGTCATCGGGATGCTCTGAAAAGGCATGCTAGGTTGGCCCGGCAACATATCTGGTGCCGCTGCTTTGAACGACATGAGGACCTGCTTCGATTTGGCCTCCCACCCGATGAGGCTGGTCTCGATCGCCTGTCCGCTGCCTTCGCCGGGGGCGAGTAG
- a CDS encoding ABC transporter substrate-binding protein has protein sequence MARHRLREIASMYYRQQMPMPRSTRATICNMLLAVTMFMAIGPQNKASAAELPRIASINLCTDQLLVALADPAQILGLSPYARDPVRSWDAAKAAQFPPLSGGAEDVLILNPDVVVSGRFTKRATRELLKEKGIRVVEFDVARSLDDVKKHIRQMGELVQHPDRAAREISKLDAAVAHVREVASRKSYRVLAVSRRGWVAGSDSLTTSLLRTVGLNNAAGELGNKTGGLASLEAIVSLKPDFLLVSSNSDFARDEGGAFLLHPALERFYPATKRIVIPEKLTVCGGLTLIDALERLASELERVTR, from the coding sequence ATGGCGCGCCATCGCCTCCGTGAGATCGCCTCCATGTACTATCGACAACAAATGCCAATGCCTCGATCAACGCGCGCAACGATTTGCAACATGCTCCTCGCGGTGACGATGTTTATGGCAATCGGCCCACAAAATAAAGCTTCCGCCGCCGAACTTCCGCGCATCGCGTCGATCAATCTCTGTACCGATCAATTGCTGGTGGCGCTTGCCGATCCTGCGCAAATTCTCGGTCTCAGCCCCTATGCGCGTGATCCCGTTCGCTCCTGGGATGCCGCCAAGGCCGCGCAATTTCCTCCATTGTCTGGAGGTGCCGAGGATGTGCTGATCTTGAATCCGGATGTCGTGGTGTCCGGCCGCTTCACCAAGCGCGCCACGCGCGAATTATTGAAGGAGAAGGGCATTCGCGTCGTCGAATTCGATGTTGCCCGGTCCCTTGACGATGTGAAGAAGCATATCCGACAGATGGGAGAGCTGGTGCAACATCCGGATCGGGCGGCGCGCGAGATCAGCAAGCTTGATGCGGCGGTCGCCCATGTCCGGGAGGTCGCATCGCGCAAATCCTACCGGGTGCTGGCGGTATCGAGACGCGGTTGGGTCGCCGGCAGCGATAGCTTGACAACATCGCTGCTCAGGACCGTCGGCCTGAATAACGCCGCGGGCGAGCTCGGCAACAAAACGGGAGGCCTCGCCTCGCTGGAGGCTATCGTCAGTCTGAAGCCGGACTTTCTTCTGGTTTCCAGCAACAGCGATTTTGCCCGGGACGAAGGCGGGGCGTTCCTGCTCCATCCCGCGCTCGAGCGTTTCTATCCCGCGACGAAACGTATCGTGATCCCGGAAAAGCTGACCGTTTGCGGCGGGCTTACATTGATCGATGCGCTGGAGCGCCTCGCCTCCGAACTCGAACGCGTGACGCGCTGA
- the cobO gene encoding cob(I)yrinic acid a,c-diamide adenosyltransferase: protein MNDPSNELHDHDAENARHKEKAQKHKAARDKIMATKTDEKGLLIVHTGAGKGKTSAALGMVFRHIGHGLPVGIVQFTKSPEWNTGEAQLLRTFPDLVTLHIMGEGFTWLTQDRERDIAAASAGWERAKEMIRDDRHRLVLLDELNIVLRYDYLDLEAVLKFLRDEKPADKHVVITGRNAKPALIEMADLVTEMTLVKHPFRAGIKGQKGIEF from the coding sequence ATGAACGATCCTTCAAATGAACTGCACGATCATGATGCTGAAAACGCCCGTCACAAGGAAAAGGCGCAAAAGCACAAGGCGGCGCGCGACAAGATCATGGCGACCAAGACCGACGAAAAAGGCTTGCTGATCGTCCATACCGGCGCTGGAAAGGGAAAAACCTCAGCGGCGCTGGGCATGGTCTTTCGCCATATCGGCCACGGCCTTCCCGTGGGTATCGTACAGTTCACCAAATCGCCGGAGTGGAACACCGGCGAAGCGCAGCTTCTGAGAACGTTCCCGGATCTGGTGACGCTCCACATCATGGGAGAGGGCTTCACCTGGCTCACACAGGATCGCGAGCGGGACATCGCGGCCGCCTCCGCGGGCTGGGAGCGCGCCAAGGAGATGATCCGCGACGACCGCCATCGGCTGGTGCTGCTGGACGAGCTCAACATTGTGCTGCGTTATGACTATCTCGATCTCGAAGCAGTCCTGAAATTCCTCCGCGACGAAAAGCCGGCGGACAAGCACGTCGTCATTACCGGCCGCAACGCCAAGCCGGCGCTGATCGAGATGGCCGACCTCGTCACCGAAATGACGCTGGTCAAGCATCCATTTCGCGCCGGGATCAAGGGCCAGAAAGGTATCGAGTTCTGA
- a CDS encoding cobyric acid synthase, protein MNTRTPALMIQATGSNAGKSTIVAGLARALVRRGLKVAPFKPQNMSNNAAVAVDGGEIGRAQAVQARAARMPPRVHMNPVLLKPETDTGAQIIVQGKRWGTLRARSFLDKKAALLPAVLESFSLLADHADLVLVEGAGSPAEINLRAGDIANMGFASAANVPVVLVGDIDRGGVIASLAGTHLVLEPEERARIRGFIINKFRGNVNLFDQGRVAVTRLTGWPSLGVVPWLPQAAWLPAEDAVDLDRINASSSTRVIAVPVLARIANFDDLDPLGMEPGVKLIFVRPGEAIPGNADVIILPGSKSTIGDLAFLRAQGWDIDIKAHVRRGGRVLGLCGGYQMLGKTIADPEGVDGAPGIVEGLGLLDIATVMSADKSTTLVRGTHCTSSANVEGYEIHLGRSEGRDCERPLIMINGRPDGAMSPDRRVEGTYVHGLFTGDTFRKKWLANLGIASSLAYEAQVEAALDAQADHLEMHLDIDQILKIAHSRQSSSASAV, encoded by the coding sequence ATGAACACGCGCACACCCGCGTTGATGATCCAGGCAACCGGCTCCAATGCCGGAAAGTCGACGATTGTGGCCGGTCTGGCGCGGGCGCTGGTACGGCGTGGCCTGAAGGTGGCGCCGTTCAAGCCGCAGAACATGTCAAACAATGCTGCCGTCGCGGTGGATGGTGGCGAGATCGGGCGGGCGCAGGCGGTGCAGGCCCGCGCCGCGCGGATGCCGCCGCGCGTGCATATGAACCCGGTGCTTCTGAAGCCGGAGACCGATACCGGTGCCCAAATCATCGTTCAAGGCAAACGCTGGGGTACGCTTCGTGCGAGGAGCTTTCTCGATAAAAAGGCGGCATTGCTTCCCGCGGTGCTGGAGAGCTTCTCGCTTCTCGCCGATCACGCCGACCTTGTTCTGGTGGAAGGCGCCGGCAGCCCCGCGGAGATCAACCTGCGAGCCGGCGACATCGCCAATATGGGATTCGCGTCGGCAGCCAACGTTCCCGTGGTGCTCGTCGGCGATATCGATCGTGGTGGGGTGATCGCGAGTCTCGCCGGAACGCATCTTGTGCTCGAGCCCGAGGAGCGGGCGCGTATCAGGGGTTTCATCATCAACAAGTTTCGCGGCAATGTAAATCTGTTCGATCAGGGTCGCGTTGCGGTGACGCGCCTGACCGGCTGGCCGTCGCTCGGCGTCGTACCATGGTTGCCGCAGGCGGCCTGGCTGCCGGCCGAAGATGCTGTTGATCTCGACCGTATCAACGCATCGTCATCCACGCGTGTTATCGCGGTGCCGGTACTCGCCAGAATTGCCAATTTTGACGACCTTGATCCCCTGGGCATGGAGCCCGGCGTGAAGCTGATCTTCGTCCGGCCGGGCGAAGCGATCCCCGGCAATGCCGACGTGATCATCCTGCCCGGCAGCAAGTCAACGATAGGTGACCTCGCGTTTCTGCGCGCGCAGGGGTGGGACATCGACATCAAGGCGCATGTCCGTCGTGGCGGTCGCGTGCTCGGACTGTGCGGCGGCTATCAGATGCTCGGCAAGACGATCGCCGATCCCGAAGGCGTCGACGGCGCGCCCGGCATTGTCGAGGGCCTTGGTTTGCTCGATATCGCGACCGTGATGAGTGCCGACAAATCGACCACGCTTGTCCGGGGCACCCATTGCACCAGCAGCGCCAATGTCGAGGGCTACGAAATCCATCTCGGCCGCAGCGAGGGCCGTGATTGCGAGCGACCGCTGATCATGATCAACGGCCGACCGGATGGCGCGATGTCCCCTGACAGGCGCGTGGAGGGGACCTATGTCCACGGCCTGTTCACCGGCGATACCTTTCGCAAGAAGTGGCTGGCGAATCTGGGGATCGCGTCAAGTCTCGCCTATGAGGCGCAGGTCGAAGCGGCGCTTGACGCGCAGGCCGATCATCTGGAAATGCATCTGGACATCGATCAGATCCTGAAGATTGCCCATAGCCGTCAGAGCAGCAGCGCGAGCGCGGTATAG
- the cbiB gene encoding adenosylcobinamide-phosphate synthase CbiB, translated as MLIWGDTLFVVIAALAFDAIIGDPDWLWRRLPHPVTWFGSLIALLDRLFNRDASPPLLRKISGIATVAVLVAIAGVAGFFLTEMMRFVTGGNVILALVASIFIAQRSLYQHVSRVRLAFVSDGLTGARIAVSMIVGRDPDQLDEAAVSRAAIESTAENFSDGIVAPVFWLALLGLPGLLAYKAINTADSMIGHRSERYRWFGWAAARLDDFVNLVPARLSGPLIAVVAPVANGSAATSFRVMVRDAAHHRSPNAGWPESAMAGALGIALAGPRRYAEGLVNDPFLNAGAREAAMPDDIGRALKLFVAACLLQAAIYTALALLL; from the coding sequence ATGTTGATCTGGGGTGACACGCTCTTCGTCGTCATCGCAGCCCTGGCGTTCGACGCCATCATCGGCGATCCCGATTGGCTGTGGCGGCGGTTGCCGCATCCGGTAACCTGGTTCGGGTCCCTGATCGCCCTGCTGGACCGCCTGTTCAATCGCGACGCATCGCCGCCATTGCTGCGCAAGATTTCCGGCATTGCCACCGTCGCCGTGCTGGTCGCAATTGCCGGGGTTGCCGGTTTCTTTCTCACCGAGATGATGAGGTTCGTCACGGGCGGCAATGTGATACTTGCCCTCGTCGCATCGATCTTCATCGCGCAGCGCAGCCTCTACCAGCACGTCAGTCGGGTACGCTTGGCTTTCGTATCCGACGGGCTCACTGGCGCCCGCATCGCGGTTTCGATGATTGTGGGACGAGATCCCGATCAACTCGATGAAGCCGCAGTAAGCCGCGCGGCGATAGAATCAACCGCGGAGAACTTTTCGGACGGCATCGTCGCGCCGGTATTCTGGCTGGCGCTGTTGGGACTGCCCGGACTCCTCGCCTACAAGGCCATCAACACGGCGGATTCGATGATCGGCCACCGCTCGGAACGCTATCGGTGGTTCGGCTGGGCCGCAGCGCGGCTCGATGACTTCGTCAATCTGGTTCCGGCCAGGTTGTCCGGACCGTTGATCGCCGTCGTTGCCCCGGTAGCGAACGGATCGGCTGCGACGTCATTCCGGGTGATGGTCCGGGATGCGGCCCATCACCGGTCGCCGAATGCCGGCTGGCCGGAAAGCGCGATGGCCGGCGCGCTCGGGATCGCGCTCGCCGGGCCGCGCCGCTACGCCGAAGGTCTCGTCAACGACCCCTTTCTCAACGCCGGTGCGCGCGAGGCGGCGATGCCTGACGATATTGGGCGCGCGCTGAAATTGTTCGTCGCAGCCTGCCTGCTGCAGGCGGCGATCTATACCGCGCTCGCGCTGCTGCTCTGA
- a CDS encoding DUF1636 domain-containing protein, whose amino-acid sequence MDRDSATQPAGQALIEQPQANLPDGPVVVSVCITCKTADGGAVVGPEMYAAVQAAIGKDDANVAVRAVQCLSVCKRPATVAVTSPDGYTFLFGDLQTESGTAALVSFVQSYQKADFGLVPWRERAEVLRKGMVARVPPIRWSPDDGRAPK is encoded by the coding sequence ATGGATCGCGACAGCGCTACTCAACCCGCTGGTCAAGCCTTGATCGAACAGCCGCAGGCCAACCTGCCTGACGGGCCCGTCGTCGTGAGTGTTTGCATCACCTGCAAGACTGCGGATGGCGGTGCTGTGGTCGGCCCGGAGATGTACGCCGCGGTGCAAGCCGCGATCGGGAAGGACGACGCCAACGTTGCCGTCCGCGCGGTGCAATGCCTCAGCGTTTGCAAGCGCCCGGCGACGGTAGCGGTCACGAGTCCCGACGGATACACATTCCTGTTTGGCGATCTGCAGACCGAAAGCGGCACGGCGGCGCTGGTATCTTTCGTGCAATCCTACCAAAAAGCCGATTTCGGTCTGGTCCCCTGGCGGGAACGCGCCGAGGTGCTGCGAAAGGGCATGGTGGCACGGGTGCCTCCCATCCGTTGGTCACCGGACGACGGACGCGCACCGAAATGA
- the cobW gene encoding cobalamin biosynthesis protein CobW: MLRVPVTVLTGFLGAGKTTLLRSLLTQADGRRIAVVVNEFGDAGFDGGLVEECAANACAPGDVIELTNGCICCTVADDFIPTMELLLGRDKPLDAIVIETSGLALPQPLLKAFAWPAVKTRATVDGVVTVVDALALSEGWVTLDEDAVADQRAADDSIDHDDPIEEVFEDQLACADLVVLSKSDLVSSVALADIETRLKAALRPGVNIVRSTGTLAPAVLIGMNAGAEEDMAARAGHHGEEEEHDHDDFDSIVVKPSIALSVDEMRARISDALGLEGVLRVKGHARVSDKVAPVVVQAVGSRVDLVFGRPDAKQAERLVVIGLKGFDGTAVRRALVE; this comes from the coding sequence ATGTTGCGTGTTCCGGTTACCGTGCTGACTGGGTTTCTTGGCGCTGGTAAGACCACCTTGCTGCGCTCGCTGCTGACCCAGGCGGATGGACGCCGCATCGCCGTCGTCGTCAATGAATTCGGTGACGCTGGTTTCGACGGCGGCCTCGTGGAAGAATGCGCAGCGAACGCCTGCGCGCCGGGTGACGTCATCGAACTTACCAATGGCTGCATCTGCTGCACGGTGGCGGATGACTTCATTCCGACAATGGAACTGCTGTTGGGGCGCGACAAGCCGCTCGATGCCATTGTCATCGAGACTTCAGGCCTGGCGTTGCCGCAACCCCTGCTGAAGGCATTCGCATGGCCGGCGGTGAAAACGCGCGCCACGGTTGACGGTGTCGTTACCGTCGTCGATGCGCTGGCGCTTTCGGAAGGTTGGGTTACGCTCGATGAGGACGCGGTCGCAGACCAGCGTGCCGCGGACGACTCGATCGATCATGACGACCCGATCGAGGAGGTGTTTGAAGATCAACTGGCCTGTGCCGACCTTGTCGTGCTCTCGAAGAGCGACCTGGTGTCATCCGTGGCGCTTGCCGATATTGAAACACGGTTGAAGGCTGCGCTCCGCCCGGGAGTCAATATCGTGCGTTCGACGGGCACATTGGCGCCCGCGGTGTTGATCGGAATGAACGCCGGCGCCGAGGAAGACATGGCGGCCCGCGCCGGTCATCACGGCGAGGAAGAAGAACACGATCACGACGATTTCGACAGCATCGTCGTCAAGCCGTCGATCGCGCTCAGCGTCGACGAGATGCGGGCTCGGATCAGCGACGCGCTCGGTCTCGAGGGTGTGTTGCGCGTCAAGGGCCATGCGCGGGTCTCGGACAAGGTCGCGCCCGTGGTGGTGCAGGCGGTCGGGAGCCGCGTCGATCTGGTGTTCGGCCGGCCGGACGCGAAGCAAGCCGAGCGGCTCGTCGTGATCGGGCTCAAGGGATTTGACGGGACCGCCGTACGGCGGGCGTTGGTGGAGTAG